CAATCCGTCGTAAGGCTATCCCGGATTCTATCTGTTTTACATCCCTGGGGCACTGCTGGGGGCATCTTCCGCAGGTCGTGCAACGCCAGATATCTTCACTTTCGATCTCGGTCAAACCAAACGTCGCTTCTCGGACCAGCTTGCGCATGCTGAAAGTTGTGAACCTGTTCCAGGGACAAACACTATCGCATAATCCGCATTGGAAGCATCTTTTAAATGCTTCCCCGCCGCTAGCTTTGATGACATCGATGATTTCTTTATAGGGGGTTACAGTCTCCACTGTTTTCGTTCCTCTTTTTTGGCCTAATGTTTCAGCCCTTCTTTGACGCTGACATCCGGGAAACAGTATCCATGATCTTCTCCCAGCCATATTTGTCGATCATGGATTCCAGACCTATCTCTACGTCCTCCAGCTTCACTTCTTCTTCTACTTCCTCTTCCCTTTCTTCATAAGTCAGGGCGTCGGCCAGGCACCACTGAACACACAGGGGTTTTTCCAGCGTCGGATCGTCTTGGCACATATCGCATTTGAGAGGGAGTTTGGAATCGGGTTCCTTGAAAATATCCCTTGACGGACAGGAAGCCCTGCAGAAAGCGCATTCTTCGTATTCCTTGCCATCAATTACATATTTGTCTCTGCCCATGCATTCGGCTGGAGCATATTCACCCGCGTATACAGGAATATATATGTCTCTCAGTGGTTCACGAATCACCCGAATACGAGACCTGGCCGGATTATTGCCGCTGTACTTCGGTGTGGCGTGAAACGCCGAGCAGGCAACCTCACAGGCCCGGCAACCGTTACACTTATCGACGTCTACCTTTATTGTCTTAACGATTTTCTTTTTTTTCTCAGCCATGACGGTTACTACACCTTCACTTTAGTTGTTCTTTGCTTCGGGCAGAATCTCACTGGAAGAATTACCTTCAGTCTGTGAGTAGATCCCTCTTTTTTCAAAGTCTTCAGCTACGTAATCCAAGCCCAGTTCATGCAAAGATTCCTTGGTGGGAATACCCTGCTCGTTCCATCCCTTGAATTTGTAATATGTATCCAGGAGTTCCTTTTCCAGCTCCGGAAATCGTTTCTTCCAATGGTTCTGTGGAGGAGCGTCATCTTTCCTCCTCATGCCTCTTCTTATATTATTGGCTCTTACCAAAGTCCGGTATCTCCTGGCCGCCTGAGTTAGTTTGTCTTCATCCATATCGATTCCGGCGCCCGCTGAGATAAATTTAGGGTAATTATGTATATGATATGGTGGCTTGAGGGGAAATGACGATAAACCGGCGCACATCCCTAGAGCGTCATCAATGTAGTGCATCCTCTCTTGCCAGTCGACAATGTCAGAACACATTTGAGGTGTTGGGTAATAGGGCATCGATTTTTCGCCTCGTGGTTCCCAATCCAGCAGATATTGCTTAAACTTTTCATCAGGAACCTGGAACCAATCCTTTACAAAGTCTTCTCTCTCTTCCATTGTAAAAAAAGGCGCTTGAGGGAATTGCCCTTCAATCTGGGTAATGTTAATCTTCTCGCCGGTGGAATACATTAGGAAATAGATGGGGTTAAGCATTGAAAGTTTGAGAGGAAGCTGCTCATGTTTCTTGATGTTATTATGAGCATAGGCTTCCGCTCCCTTACCAATCTGTTTGGCCGCCCAGTAAGTCCCGTTGGCCAACACATCTCCTATTCCTTCTCGACGGACGATTCTATCCAGCAACCAGTAAAATCTTCCCTCGTTGTCGGACGGCATTCCCGGGAAGTCATCGTCAGTTAATATCCCGTTCTCATAAAGCTCAAGGGCAAAGGCCATGACTTGCGGGGTTGAGAATCCGTCCACCCCGTATTCAGTGGCGCTTTGGGCGATACCCAAACCAAACTCAAGGTCTGAAAAGGCCGCCATGGTATAAGTGAGCTTCGAGAAGCATTTCATCATATAGGTTGGATGTCCCGGGGGAGAGATTGTCGCGCCGCATGTCATCGGGCAATTATAGCAACTGATCAACCTCGTCCGCATACTATCCAGAGTCTCTGCCCACTGTTTTGCGATTTCGTCATTCCAGAAATCTTTTCGTCGGACGCGTGAATTTCCCCACATAAAATTTTCAGTGTGCCACTTTTCGTCATGGACCTTCATCTCTTGGGGCGACCCAAGCCCTGCCAAAATGGGCATGACACCCGGAATCGGATTTTCATTCCGCAATTTTATATAGTTCAGGACTTCATTGCAGAGCGCCATAAACTCAGCCGGTTCGGCGACATTAATATCCTTGGTTCCACGCACAACGATCGCCTTTAACCCTTTGTCTCCCATAACTGCGCCGATCCCCTGCCGGCTGGCGCTGGACCTCCCTTGCTCAATGGAAGCAAAATAGACTCTGTTTTCTCCGGCAAGGCCGATGGCAGCCACTTGAGCTTTCGGCTCCTCCAACTCCTTTCGAAGGAGTTCCGCCGTTTCGACAGCGCCTTTGCCTTTCAAATGAGAAGCGTCCCGGATTTCCACTTTGTCATTGTTTATCCACAAATACACCAGATTGGGGGACTTGCCGCGAAGGATCACCTTATCGTAACCAGCATATTTCAACTCCGGCGCCCAGAATCCACCCATCATCGAAAATGCCATTAACCTGGTTTGCGGAGAAATTGTAGAAACAATTGTACGGTTGCAACCAGTAGCAGGGGTCCCGCATAAGAGACCGGCGCTGAATATTAATAGATTGTCGGGAGAAAAGGGTTCAGTTTCAGGGGGAACCCTATCCCACAATATCTTGGCGTTAGTACCCAAGCCTCCCAGGTAAAGTTCGGTATCTCTTGGGTCGGTTGCCACCCTGTCGATGCTACCCCGAGTTAAATCGATTTCCAAATTAAATCCTGTCTCTGCGTACCTCATCTTGTTAACCTCGTATAGTCCTGCCTTTTCTGAATGGCCTCGGAACCCAAAAACTCAATTAGGATTAAAGAACCTGCTACATCTACGCTCTGAAGTCTATATTGATCGAGACTTGGCAACATCTCTAATAACGAATATAACTTATATATAAACGGTGTCAAGATTTTTGCTAACAGACTTGTTGTATTTTACAAAGAAATTTTCTACTGACACAGAAATGGATTTCCGCCGCTGAACTGTGGACGAACGCCAGTGATTATTGACCGGTTAAACAGTTTCCGCAGCGCTGCCCAATATTATCGGACAAATAATCAATACCCGTTGCTTAACCATGAAATATAATTCTACCATACTTTCCAAAGGATGCGCCCAAGATAGTTCTTGACCCACTATCATATGAATGGTATTCGGTTTTTAACTAAGATCTAATGATCATTGTATCCGCTTCCCGGAGTTTATAATGAATTATACCGGATCGCCTGGAAGCAGTATCAAAAAGGCGCCATCCATAAAACGAAGAACCCCTTCGGCAGATAGAAAACGCCAACTTATAATAGAATCCGCCGAGCGTCTCTTTGCCTCCCGCGGTTTTCACGACACGACTATCGCTGATATTTCTAATGACTCCGGGGTACATGAAGCGTCTATATTTCAATATTTCAAAACCAAAGAAAACCTTATCGTTACAGTTCCAGAAAGACATCTTAAAGAGACTCTGGCGGGCATAACTGAACATTTTCAGGGAATGAAGGGAGCCGAACCCAAGATTAGGAAGTTATTATGGCATCAACTCAGGGATCTCTCCGTCAATGAGAACTACACCTCAATTTTGCTACGCGAACTCCGGACATTACCTGCTTTTTACGAATCCCCTGCATATGAAATGATTCGAAAATACAGCGCCTTCGCAGTTGAGGCTATCAGAGAGGGCATACGGGACCACGAAGTGGACCCTGAGATAGAAGTTATTCTAGCCCTTGAGATGATTTTCGGAGCGATCGACAGCATTGTTTTACGATCACTTTTTTTCGGCGATCCCTATGATCCCAATGATGCTGCGGATGCTCTGTTCTCATTAATCAAAGCGGCTATATGGAGGCGCGAGCAGTCGGTGGGAAATGAAAATGGCGATGAACCTAGCCGTGGAGAACTCAGGCGTCGTAGTATAACGGAAGTCGCCTCGGAAGTATTCGGCAAAAAGGGTTACGGCGGCGCGACTATCTCCGAAATAGCCGGAAAAGTCGGCATAGCCGAAGCATCCATTTATCAATATTTCAAGAGCAAAGAGCAACTACTTCTCTCAGTTTTGGGCACCTGGTTCATCGAATTGGCCGATGAGTTGGAGCGCGTTTTTTCTGGGGCATTAAATCCGTATGAACGCCTCTTATATTTGCTAAGAAGGTGGGCTCTGGATTATCAGATTCGAGAATGGGAGACTCGTGTGCTCATACTGGAATTGTACAGGAATCCGAAATTTTATGAATCCCAGGAATATCTGAACACCCAGCGATTCTGGGAACTGATAAGATCTACTGTTGAAGCCGGACAGCATAGCGGCCATTTTCGAAAGGATTTCGAAATTAGCTATTACCTCCACCTCGTTCAAGGGGCATTCGAGCATGAGGCGCTCGCTCGCATGATGCTCTCCAAAAAACAGCCCACCATCGCCAGTACGGAACAAATGATCAACCTTCTTCTCAGAGCTATAAAGGCTTGATGGCATCGGTTTAAAAACCTGCGGAGTCGGGAACAATCCACTTTTATGGAGTAACTCCTGATGGTTAGAGATGGAAATGGAAGCTTCGTGGAGAAGTCACCCAATGAGTGAAAAATCGTCTGTCTACAACCCTTTCAATTTAAAGATCTTATGTGTCCTGTCGTTGGGGCATTTGGCGACAGATGTTTGTCAAAGCGCTTTGCCCGCTATTCTGCCTTTTCTGAAAGCCAAATTGTTGTTGTCTTACGCTATGTCCGGCGCAATCATGATGGCCTCCAATATCACTTCCTCTGTGATTCAGCCGCTTTTCGGTTATCTCTCGGACCAGAAAGAAAAACCTCTTCTGCTTCCGCTGGGATGTCTTTGCGCTGGTCTTGGTTTGTCCTTTATAGCTGTTCCTGACAGCTACTGGCTAGTTTTACTGTTGGTAATCGTGAGTGGACTTGGAATCGCCTGTTATCATCCAGAAGGATTCAAGACGGCCAGTTTCTCAACTGGAAGCAGGATGGCTACTGGAATGGCGGTGTTTACAATCGGCGGAAACATTGGCCTAGCCTTAGGCCCGATAGCGCCAACCTTTATTATCGCTCATTTCGGCCTCGATTATCTTCCCCTGATGTTGGTGTTTGCAATGATTTTTCTTGTATGTTTGACCTTTGTCTGGGGAGCTATAGGACGCTCCAGACCAACCCAAATATCCAAGACCACGGCTCAGCGAAGTATCCAGAAAGGAACATATCTCTCTATCGGCTTAATAATTGCCGCTGTCATAAT
This region of Desulfomonilaceae bacterium genomic DNA includes:
- a CDS encoding TetR/AcrR family transcriptional regulator, giving the protein MNYTGSPGSSIKKAPSIKRRTPSADRKRQLIIESAERLFASRGFHDTTIADISNDSGVHEASIFQYFKTKENLIVTVPERHLKETLAGITEHFQGMKGAEPKIRKLLWHQLRDLSVNENYTSILLRELRTLPAFYESPAYEMIRKYSAFAVEAIREGIRDHEVDPEIEVILALEMIFGAIDSIVLRSLFFGDPYDPNDAADALFSLIKAAIWRREQSVGNENGDEPSRGELRRRSITEVASEVFGKKGYGGATISEIAGKVGIAEASIYQYFKSKEQLLLSVLGTWFIELADELERVFSGALNPYERLLYLLRRWALDYQIREWETRVLILELYRNPKFYESQEYLNTQRFWELIRSTVEAGQHSGHFRKDFEISYYLHLVQGAFEHEALARMMLSKKQPTIASTEQMINLLLRAIKA
- a CDS encoding aldehyde ferredoxin oxidoreductase N-terminal domain-containing protein, whose product is MRYAETGFNLEIDLTRGSIDRVATDPRDTELYLGGLGTNAKILWDRVPPETEPFSPDNLLIFSAGLLCGTPATGCNRTIVSTISPQTRLMAFSMMGGFWAPELKYAGYDKVILRGKSPNLVYLWINNDKVEIRDASHLKGKGAVETAELLRKELEEPKAQVAAIGLAGENRVYFASIEQGRSSASRQGIGAVMGDKGLKAIVVRGTKDINVAEPAEFMALCNEVLNYIKLRNENPIPGVMPILAGLGSPQEMKVHDEKWHTENFMWGNSRVRRKDFWNDEIAKQWAETLDSMRTRLISCYNCPMTCGATISPPGHPTYMMKCFSKLTYTMAAFSDLEFGLGIAQSATEYGVDGFSTPQVMAFALELYENGILTDDDFPGMPSDNEGRFYWLLDRIVRREGIGDVLANGTYWAAKQIGKGAEAYAHNNIKKHEQLPLKLSMLNPIYFLMYSTGEKINITQIEGQFPQAPFFTMEEREDFVKDWFQVPDEKFKQYLLDWEPRGEKSMPYYPTPQMCSDIVDWQERMHYIDDALGMCAGLSSFPLKPPYHIHNYPKFISAGAGIDMDEDKLTQAARRYRTLVRANNIRRGMRRKDDAPPQNHWKKRFPELEKELLDTYYKFKGWNEQGIPTKESLHELGLDYVAEDFEKRGIYSQTEGNSSSEILPEAKNN
- a CDS encoding MFS transporter, producing the protein MSEKSSVYNPFNLKILCVLSLGHLATDVCQSALPAILPFLKAKLLLSYAMSGAIMMASNITSSVIQPLFGYLSDQKEKPLLLPLGCLCAGLGLSFIAVPDSYWLVLLLVIVSGLGIACYHPEGFKTASFSTGSRMATGMAVFTIGGNIGLALGPIAPTFIIAHFGLDYLPLMLVFAMIFLVCLTFVWGAIGRSRPTQISKTTAQRSIQKGTYLSIGLIIAAVIMRSWTHFGVMAYIPFYYIDYEKGDPLYAGTLVSTFLFGGAIGTLIGAPLADRFGHKRYFIFSLALTSILFPLILVTHGVMLFLSLGIVGMALISSFTVTIVMAQALLPNNLGVASGLMAGFAIGTGGIGVTLLGVVADHFGVPVALKSIMFLPVVGFLISCFIRYPSSLSK
- a CDS encoding (4Fe-4S)-binding protein, which codes for MAEKKKKIVKTIKVDVDKCNGCRACEVACSAFHATPKYSGNNPARSRIRVIREPLRDIYIPVYAGEYAPAECMGRDKYVIDGKEYEECAFCRASCPSRDIFKEPDSKLPLKCDMCQDDPTLEKPLCVQWCLADALTYEEREEEVEEEVKLEDVEIGLESMIDKYGWEKIMDTVSRMSASKKG